A window of Numenius arquata chromosome 6, bNumArq3.hap1.1, whole genome shotgun sequence contains these coding sequences:
- the KDM2A gene encoding lysine-specific demethylase 2A, with protein MPKVRMGALKVEEEEEEDSSPGVSFSLSSEESEMEPEEERIRYSQRLRGTMRRRYEDDGISDDEIEGKRTFDLEEKLSTNKFNSTFVVFMEGKDFTVEYIQRGGLRDPLIFRSSDGLGIKMPDPDFSVNDVRLCVGSRRMVDVMDVNTQRDIEMSMAQWARYYETPEAEREKLYNVISLEFSHTKLENLVQRPATVDLIDWVDNMWPRHLKESQTESTNAILEMQYPKVQKYCLMSVKGCYTDFHVDFGGTSVWYHIHRGGKIFWLIPPTPQNLELYENWLLSGKQGDIFLGDRVSECQRIELKQGYTFVIPSGWIHAVYTPMDTLVFGGNFLHSFNIPMQLRIYSIEDRTRVPNKFRYPFYYEMCWYVLERYVYCITSRSHLTKDFQKESLSMDMELSSSDSVNMEEEEEEEEDEDAAGKEARRPVTRRSILTSPIANGANVDYDELGKSCQSSLPGLKKTTSIDSSDSSRGSQNGQAWDPNGGSPRKSRKVHLTQFELEGLRCLVDKLESLPLHKKCVPTGIEDEDALIADVKLLLEEYANSDPKLALTGIPIVQWPKRDKLKLQARLRVRLPTIPITKPHTMKPTPRPTPVRSTVSPIVSGARRRRVRCRKCKACMQGECGMCHYCRDMKKFGGPGRMKQSCVLRQCLAPRLPHSVTCALCGEVDQNEDSQDFEKKLMECCICNEIVHPGCLQMDGEGLLNDELPNCWECPKCYQGDDAEKGQKRKVEESDDDTAQAKVLRPLRSCEEPLTPPPNSPTPMLQLIHDPASPRGVVTRSSPGAGPSDHHSASRDERFKRRQLLRLQATERTMVREKENNPSGKKELSEVEKAKLHGSYLTVTLQRPTKDVHGTSIVPKLQAITASSTNLQHSPRVVMRHPPTRMPLRGGGGEEEAAAAEEDEEEEEEEDENAEEGGAARLNGRGGRAQEGEESWMQREVWMSVFRYLTRRELCECMRVCKTWYKWCCDKRLWTKIDLSRCKSITPQALSGIIKRQPVSLDLSWTNISKKQLTWLVNRLPGLKDLILAGCSWSAVCALSTSSCPLLRTLDLRWAVGIKDPQIRDLLTPPTDKPSQDNRSKLRNMIDFRLAGLDITDATLRLIIRHMPLLSRLDLSHCNHLTDQSANLLTAVGSSTRNSLTELNMAGCNKLTDQALLYLRRISNVTLIDLRGCKQITRKACEHFISDLSINSLYCLSDEKLIQKIS; from the exons CGTGGCACGATGAGGCGGCGTTACGAGGACGATGGCATCTCCGACGATGAAATCGAAGGGAAGAGGACGTTTGACCTGGAGGAAAAGCTGTCCACCAACAAGTTTAACTCCACCTTCGTGGTGTTCATGGAAGGCAAAG ACTTCACAGTTGAATACATCCAGCGGGGTGGCCTGAGAGACCCTCTCATCTTCAGAAGCTCGGACGGCCTGGGGATAAA GATGCCAGATCCGGACTTCAGCGTGAATGATGTGCGGCTGTGTGTCG GGAGCAGACGGATGGTGGATGTCATGGATGTGAACACGCAGAGGGATATCGAGATGTCCATGGCGCAGTGGGCCCGCTACTACGAAACGCCGGAGGCCGAGCGAGAGAAACTTTACAATGTCATCAGCCTGGAGTTCAGCCACACCAAGCTGGAGAACCTGGTGCAGAGACCAGCTACG GTGGATCTGATTGACTGGGTTGATAACATGTGGCCCAGACACCTGAAGGAGAGTCAGACAGAGTCTACGAATGCTATCCTGGAGATGCAGTACCCAAAGGTGCAGAA ATACTGTCTGATGAGTGTCAAGGGCTGCTACACAGATTTCCACGTGGACTTCGGCGGCACTTCTGTGTGGTACCACATCCATCGAGGGGGAAAG ATCTTCTGGCTGATCCCTCCTACACCCCAGAACCTGGAGCTCTATGAAAACTGGCTTCTCTCAGGGAAGCAGGGAGACATTTTTCTTGGGGACAGAGTGTCAGAGTGCCAGCGCATCGAGCTCAAGCAGGGCTACACCTTTGTCATCCCCTCAG GTTGGATCCATGCTGTGTACACTCCCATGGACACGCTAGTTTTCGGAGGCAACTTCTTACACAGCTTCAACATCCCTATGCAGCTCCGGATCTACAGCATCGAAGACCGTACGCGG GTCCCAAACAAGTTTCGTTATCCCTTCTATTACGAGATGTGTTGGTACGTGCTGGAGCGCTACGTCTACTGCATCACCAGCCGCTCGCACCTGACCAAGGACTTCCAGAAGGAATCGCTCAGCATGG ATATGGAGCTGAGCTCCTCTGACTCGGTAAacatggaagaggaggaggaggaggaagaagatgaggaCGCAGCAGGGAAAGAAGCCAGGCGACCGGTTACAAGACGGTCCATTCTCACCAGCCCAATAGCCAACGGTGCCAATGTGGACTATGATGAACTGGGCAAGAGCTGCCAGAGCAGCCTGCCAGGTCTGAAGAAGACCACATCTATAGACTCTTCCGACTCCAGCCGGGGCTCCCAAAATGGCCAGGCCTGGGACCCCAACGGTGGCAGCCCGCGCAAGAGCAGGAAGGTCCACCTGACGCAGTTCGAGCTGGAGGGGCTGCGCTGCCTTGTGGACAAACTGGAGTCCCTCCCTCTGCACAAGAAGTGCGTTCCCACCGGCATTGAGGACGAGGACGCCCTCATCGCTGACGTCAAG CTGCTGCTAGAAGAATACGCAAACAGCGACCCCAAACTGGCACTTACAGGCATCCCCATCGTCCAGTGGCCCAAGAGAGATAAG CTAAAGCTCCAGGCCCGGCTGAGGGTACGCCTGCCCACCATCCCCATCACCAAGCCGCACACCATGAAGCCAACCCCTCGCCCGACACCCGTCAGGTCTACGGTCTCTCCCATCGTGTCAGGCGCCAGGCGGAGGCGGGTGCGGTGCCGAAAATGCAAGGCTTGCATGCAGGGCGAGTGTGGCATGTGCCACTACTGCAGGGACATGAAGAAGTTTGGTGGGCCTGGCCGCATGAAGCAGTCCTGCGTCCTCCGGCAGTGCTTAGCG CCCAGGCTGCCTCACTCGGTCACATGTGCACTTTGCGGGGAGGTGGATCAGAACGAGGACTCGCAGGACTTTGAGAAGAAGCTTATGGAGTGCTGTATCTGCAATGAGATCGTTCACCCTGGCTGCCTGCAG ATGGACGGGGAAGGGCTGCTCAACGATGAGCTCCCCAACTGCTGGGAGTGCCCCAAATGCTACCAGGGTGACGATGCGGAGAAGGGCCAG AAACGGAAGGTGGAGGAGAGCGACGACGACACGGCGCAAGCCAAGGTGCTGCGGCCCCTGCGGAGTTGCGAggagcccctgacccccccacccaaCTCGCCCACCCCCATGCTGCAGCTAATCCACGACCCGGCCTCACCCCGAGGGGTGGTGACGCGCTCGTCCCCGGGAGCCGGCCCCAGCGACCACCACAGCGCCAGCAGAGACGAACGCTTCAAGCGACGGCAGCTCCTGCGGCTCCAGGCCACCGAGAGAACCATGGTGCGGGAGAAGGAGAACAACCCCAGCGGCAAGAAGGAGCTGTCGGAGGTGGAGAAGGCCAAGCTCCACGGCTCCTACCTCACCGTGACCCTTCAACGCCCCACCAAAGACGTCCACGGCACTTCTATCGTCCCCAAGCTGCAAGCCATCACCGCCTCCTCCACCAACCTGCAGCACTCTCCCCGGGTGGTCATGCGCCACCCGCCCACCAGGATGCCCCTACgagggggcggtggggaggaggaggcggcagccgccgaggaggatgaggaggaagaggaggaggaggacgagaaCGCGGAGGAAGGGGGGGCGGCCCGGCTCAATGGCCGAGGGGGCCGGGCGCAGGAGGGCGAGGAGAGCTGGATGCAGCGCGAGGTGTGGATGTCCGTCTTCCGCTACCTCACCCGCAGGGAGCTCTGCGAGTGCATGCGGGTGTGCAAGACCTGGTACAAGTG GTGCTGTGACAAGAGATTGTGGACAAAGATAGATTTAAGCAGGTGCAAGTCCATCACCCCCCAGGCGTTGAGCGGCATCATCAAAAGGCAACCGGTCAGCCTCGACCTCAGCTGGACCAATATCTCCAAAAAACAGCTAACGTGGCTTGTCAACAGGCTGCCAG GCCTGAAAGACCTCATCTTAGCGGGCTGTTCCTGGTCTGCGGTCTGTGCTCTCAGTACCTCCAGCTGCCCCCTTCTCAGGACCCTCGATCTTCGGTGGGCAGTAGGAATCAAGGACCCTCAGATCCGGGATTTACTCACGCCTCCAACAGACAAACCCA gtcaGGACAATCGCAGCAAACTCCGCAACATGATCGATTTCCGGCTCGCCGGCCTGGACATCACCGACGCCACGCTGCGGCTCATCATCCGCCATATGCCCCTGCTCTCCCGCCTCGACCTCAGCCACTGCAACCACCTTACGGACCAGTCGGCCAACCTCCTCACGGCCGTGGGCTCTTCCACCCGCAATTCCCTCACCGAGCTCAACATGGCAG